A window from Desertifilum tharense IPPAS B-1220 encodes these proteins:
- a CDS encoding alpha/beta fold hydrolase, whose product MKSESRSIHVLCNGTLQAAAYVESDPSPQQDRPTVLMLHGFMGTKYNWRFLMELLSPEFHCISLDLLGFGDSGKPDMRYDIAIEVDFVQQVVKALNLQQFYIFGHSFGGWVASAYALKYPQAVLGLVLAAPAGIRDETMCVRYRHLRYLLWPTPLVDVALNMSKPLATAAGKQIQLATAISYRQLLNSVPAVRSFLVDRLRPEDLIDTVEQEIHRLQIPTLVMIGSRDEIFPLWHAQTYAERIPNATLHILPNASHALLKNHYQEMLGPILNFMKLAQPEYESPPILCQP is encoded by the coding sequence GTGAAGAGCGAATCCAGAAGCATCCATGTTCTCTGCAATGGGACTTTACAAGCCGCAGCCTATGTAGAGAGCGATCCCTCACCTCAGCAAGACCGTCCCACCGTCCTGATGTTACACGGATTTATGGGAACCAAGTATAACTGGAGATTCCTGATGGAACTCCTATCGCCGGAGTTCCACTGTATTAGCTTAGACTTATTAGGATTTGGCGATTCGGGTAAACCCGATATGCGTTATGACATCGCTATAGAAGTTGACTTTGTGCAACAGGTTGTGAAAGCACTCAATCTTCAGCAGTTTTACATTTTCGGTCACTCTTTTGGCGGGTGGGTAGCCAGCGCTTATGCCTTGAAGTACCCGCAAGCCGTTCTCGGCTTAGTGTTGGCAGCACCGGCGGGCATTCGCGACGAAACCATGTGCGTGCGCTATCGCCATCTGCGCTATCTATTATGGCCAACGCCGCTGGTTGATGTTGCTCTCAACATGAGCAAACCCCTCGCCACAGCCGCCGGAAAACAGATCCAGCTTGCCACAGCCATTAGCTATCGCCAACTGCTCAACTCTGTCCCGGCGGTGCGCTCTTTTCTGGTCGATCGCCTGCGGCCGGAAGATTTAATTGATACTGTAGAACAGGAGATCCACCGCTTGCAGATCCCAACATTAGTGATGATTGGCTCGCGCGATGAAATCTTCCCCCTATGGCACGCCCAAACCTACGCCGAACGCATTCCCAACGCCACCTTACACATCCTCCCCAACGCCAGCCACGCCTTACTCAAGAATCACTATCAGGAGATGCTAGGACCCATCTTGAACTTTATGAAACTCGCTCAACCGGAATATGAATCCCCCCCTATCCTATGCCAGCCTTGA
- the moaC gene encoding cyclic pyranopterin monophosphate synthase MoaC, translating to MTQDFSEPKLTHLDSQGQARMVDVSAKPPTVRYAIAAAQIRMSSSTLETIQAGNAPKGDVLGTARLAGIMAAKQTSQLIPLCHPLPLQKVEVYLTPDPQLPGYQIRAEVKTKAETGVEMEALTAVSVAALTLYDMAKALEKSMTIESIRLLSKTGGKSGDYQRE from the coding sequence ATGACGCAAGACTTTTCTGAGCCAAAATTAACGCATTTAGATTCCCAAGGCCAAGCGCGGATGGTCGATGTTTCGGCCAAGCCGCCGACTGTCCGCTATGCGATCGCAGCAGCCCAAATCCGGATGTCCTCAAGCACCCTAGAGACGATTCAGGCAGGAAATGCCCCCAAAGGCGATGTTTTAGGGACGGCTAGGCTGGCGGGCATTATGGCCGCCAAACAGACCTCTCAGCTTATCCCCCTATGCCATCCGTTGCCCTTACAGAAGGTGGAAGTCTACCTCACCCCCGATCCGCAGCTACCGGGCTATCAGATTCGTGCTGAGGTGAAAACCAAAGCCGAGACGGGAGTCGAAATGGAAGCGTTAACGGCCGTTTCTGTCGCCGCCCTGACGTTGTACGACATGGCGAAGGCTTTAGAGAAGTCCATGACGATTGAATCAATTCGCCTCCTCAGCAAGACGGGGGGAAAATCGGGCGATTATCAACGCGAATAG
- a CDS encoding photosystem II reaction center protein J has product MLSSGRIPLWIVATVAGTGVLVVVGLFFYGAYAGLGSAM; this is encoded by the coding sequence GTGTTGAGTAGTGGAAGAATCCCCCTGTGGATCGTTGCAACGGTTGCTGGAACGGGCGTCCTAGTCGTCGTCGGCCTGTTTTTCTACGGGGCTTATGCAGGGCTTGGTTCTGCAATGTAG
- a CDS encoding photosystem II reaction center protein L has translation MDRNQNPNKQPVELNRTSLYLGLLLVFVLGILFSSYFFN, from the coding sequence ATGGATCGCAATCAGAATCCCAACAAGCAGCCTGTTGAATTAAACCGGACATCCTTGTATCTGGGGCTGCTTTTGGTTTTTGTCCTCGGTATCTTGTTCTCCAGTTACTTCTTTAACTAA
- the psbF gene encoding cytochrome b559 subunit beta: MTSNTPNQPISYPIFTVRWLAVHTLAVPTVFFLGAIAAMQFIQR, translated from the coding sequence ATGACGAGCAATACGCCTAATCAACCCATTTCTTATCCCATTTTTACGGTAAGATGGCTGGCCGTTCACACGCTGGCTGTTCCCACCGTTTTCTTCCTCGGCGCGATCGCCGCAATGCAATTTATTCAGCGATAG
- the eis gene encoding enhanced intracellular survival protein Eis: MNPPLSYASLERDREPARLGEILGQCFNLSSPEYWDYYANNIGLENFRIVRQGETLQGGLALIKMGQWFGGQRVPMTGIAAVGIAPEYRGTGAAKTLMSEALRELQAQNTPLSVLYAATQRPYRNAGYEQAGTYCLREIATDTIILRQSDRTLLVERLPLEIESFSALYTQWAKQNPGNLARPPLLWKLLLEPPGEKVFAYRLGNEGYVIFRQVPEPKAQLILLDWVALTPQAVSRLWTFLADHRSQILSIQWCGSLVEPLLLALPEQTETLKKQERWMLRIVDVAQALSQRGYQESGYKTPSFRAALCFLC; the protein is encoded by the coding sequence ATGAATCCCCCCCTATCCTATGCCAGCCTTGAGCGCGATCGCGAACCCGCCCGTTTAGGCGAAATTCTCGGTCAATGTTTTAACCTCTCCAGTCCAGAATACTGGGACTATTACGCCAACAACATTGGCTTAGAAAACTTTCGGATCGTTCGCCAAGGAGAAACCCTCCAGGGAGGGCTGGCGCTGATTAAAATGGGTCAATGGTTTGGCGGTCAAAGGGTACCCATGACTGGCATTGCAGCCGTAGGTATTGCGCCAGAATATCGGGGAACAGGAGCCGCCAAAACCCTGATGAGCGAAGCCTTGCGGGAACTCCAAGCGCAAAATACCCCCCTTTCAGTCTTGTATGCAGCAACTCAGCGCCCTTACCGCAACGCCGGATACGAACAGGCGGGGACTTATTGCTTGCGAGAGATTGCCACAGATACGATTATCCTGAGACAGAGCGATCGCACTTTGCTCGTTGAGCGCCTCCCTTTAGAAATTGAGTCCTTTTCCGCCTTGTATACCCAATGGGCGAAACAAAACCCCGGAAACCTAGCACGCCCTCCCCTGCTGTGGAAGTTACTCCTAGAACCCCCAGGAGAAAAGGTTTTTGCTTATCGCCTCGGAAATGAAGGATACGTAATTTTTCGCCAAGTTCCAGAACCCAAAGCCCAACTGATCCTACTCGATTGGGTAGCGCTGACTCCTCAAGCCGTCAGCCGGTTATGGACATTTTTAGCCGATCATCGATCGCAAATTCTCAGCATCCAATGGTGCGGATCGCTCGTCGAGCCTTTACTGTTGGCTTTACCGGAACAAACAGAAACCCTTAAAAAACAAGAACGCTGGATGCTGCGAATTGTCGATGTCGCCCAAGCCCTCTCGCAGCGCGGTTATCAAGAATCTGGGTATAAAACCCCGTCCTTTAGGGCGGCTTTATGCTTTTTGTGTTAG
- the psbE gene encoding cytochrome b559 subunit alpha, translating into MSGSTGERPFGDIITSIRYWIIHSITIPMLFIAGWLFVQTGLAYDVFGTPRPNEYFTQERQELPIVTNRYEGRNQIQDFIKE; encoded by the coding sequence GTCAGGCTCCACTGGAGAAAGACCTTTTGGCGATATTATTACCAGTATCCGCTACTGGATTATTCATAGCATCACCATCCCCATGCTGTTTATTGCGGGCTGGCTGTTTGTGCAGACGGGGTTAGCTTACGACGTATTCGGCACCCCTCGTCCCAATGAATATTTCACCCAAGAACGTCAAGAACTGCCGATCGTAACCAATCGTTACGAAGGCCGCAATCAAATTCAGGACTTTATTAAAGAGTAG